The following is a genomic window from Bacteroidales bacterium.
ATCGTTGGTTACGCGCGTATTATGTTCCAGGTTCCGCACCAATATCCGCAATAATTTTTCGTATTCTTTACGCGCTTCCCGTTTAGCAGAGGTGATCAGCGGGGTGCGGGTGGCAGGATTGCGGTAAGCCTCCCATGCATTTTCCCACTCCGTTTTTTTCGGCAGCAGTTGGTTGTCCAGCCATTCACTGTCCAGCATCCAGTCCGAACGGCGTCCGTCGGCAGTGCCGGCAATAATTTCCTGCGATACATTAAAGTCCGCGTCTTTTCTTGGCAGAGTACTCATTTTTTTAATTTTTAAAAGGTTAATTACATATAATTTGGATAATCGCTAATGGTCGATATTTAAACATATTACCGGCATGCTTTCCCCCGGTTCGTGTCAGGCTCGATATAAACCACATTAACTATAGTATGAGCCGGGTAAAGCCTGATATGATTCATATAAAGTTTAACAAGGCCTGCATTAAGCTTAACATACCCCGGGTTAAGCTTAACGTAGCTTGCGTCAGGCCTGCTATGATCCGTGCTAACCTTAATATAAGTCGTGGCAAGCCTTCCCTGGCGTGCAAATAATTGAAAATTAAGTGTCGGAGATGGTAACCTTTTTCCGGCAATCCGCTTACAGGCACCGGTCATCCGCACTACGCAGACAGGAAAAAAGAAAGCCGCAACATTGCGAAACAATGTTACGGCCCTATTTGGTTTCGAAAACTTTTTCTTATCGTTCGCGCGAGCGCGTTGTATAATGTTTAAACGATCAGTGCTCTCTCTCTCTCTCTCTCTCTCTCTCTCTCTCTCTCTCTCTCTCTCTCTCTCTCTCTCTCTCTCTCTCTCTCTCTCTCTGCAAGGGACATGCCAAAACCTGTATTTACAGGATTTACCGCAGAATTATATTTACAGAAAAAGCGCATAAAATACCGAACGGTTTTTAAAATGAATGAGAAACAAAAGTAATAAAGGGTTTGAATAAAACAAAGTTTTTTTTAAGAAAGATGAACAATTGCAGGTTCGCTGCCACACCACACTGCATCAGATCAGCATTCCTGATATCAGGACAACAGGATATATATCACAGGGATCAGCAACCCCAACAACAGATAGTATTTTCCACGGCCGGTAATTCCTTTTTTACCGGGTACCATGAACAATCCGGAAATGGCAAAGAAGATCAGCGATCCTGCAAATATATCGGCCATAGGAGACCATCCTCCCACCCTGTTATAATGCAATTGATTGATCCAGTATATCAATGGCCGCTTTTTACTTATCTCGTAGTCTACGGATCCTTTCAGCGGATCATACAAGCCCATACCACCCTGGAGCATCAGTCTGTAGTGCCCGTTTCCAGCGGTCAGTATTTTATTCAGTTTAGGTAAGTTATGCTGCGAATTCCACGCTTCTTCCAGTTTTTCCCGGGAAAGGTTTTCCGATAAATGTATGGTTTCTTTCCGGATATGGTATGACGGATCCTTCCCGTTCATATGGTTCAGCAATATGCCTGATATTGCATATACCAGGCATATTCCCACCATTACGAAACCGAGGTCACGGTGTATGATGCGTAACCATTTCCGTAATTTAGGATTCATCGAGAACTTCATAATTGGTTCCGTCTATAAAATAAATCGAATAATAATCTTTGCCGTGTTCTTTCATCCAATCCTTCATCTGATTAATGTTTGCCAACTCGGCGGCACATGTTTCGGCAGACCCGTCCTCTTTTTTCATTTTTTCATTCACCCCGCTTTCCATATCAGCAATCTCTGTCTGTGTAAGCCGGCGCTCTTTCAAAATACCGTTGATGGAAAGCTTTGAACCCACCAGTTCACGGTTGAATCCACCGATATCTCCTTTAGCCTCTACACGTATGGTATATTTTTGATCTTCACCGGTAATAAAGCAACGTTTCCCGGCATGTTTACACGTATGGGTAACAAATCCGTGAACAATTATAGGTTTGTTGATATGTGATTCGGCTACTGAAAGCAATGTATCTACATCGATCCACTGAACTGTTTCCGTTGCACTCTTTATATCAGCCTGCCCGGCAGACGATTGTTTTGCATTGTTACACGATACGGATATCATCATCAATGCGGCAAATACAATTATGATCTGTTTCATTTTTATAATATTTAAAGATGTTCTGTTTATTTTTTATTAAAACTTAAATTATTTGTTATCGGGAATAATCAGGACAGACAATAATCCTGCGATTCCTGTCAGCAGGACATATCCACTTTGCAGGTAAAGACATTTCCTTTTTTTACGGGCAAAGATAAAGAATAAAAGTGCAGCGAGAATATTCATTATAAAGGCTATCCAACTGGTAAAGTGAAATTCAGGATTAAGATATTTACTGTCCCTGTCTTCAAAAGTCAGATACACCGGAAAGAGCCATG
Proteins encoded in this region:
- a CDS encoding PepSY-associated TM helix domain-containing protein, with the translated sequence MNPKLRKWLRIIHRDLGFVMVGICLVYAISGILLNHMNGKDPSYHIRKETIHLSENLSREKLEEAWNSQHNLPKLNKILTAGNGHYRLMLQGGMGLYDPLKGSVDYEISKKRPLIYWINQLHYNRVGGWSPMADIFAGSLIFFAISGLFMVPGKKGITGRGKYYLLLGLLIPVIYILLS